A single genomic interval of Halobacillus halophilus DSM 2266 harbors:
- a CDS encoding uroporphyrinogen-III synthase — translation MKPLAGKTILVTRGASQARPFVDRINKEGGEALQTPLLHFQLNDSKENQEILKKLHNYVWVFITSSNGVKFFFELVNQYGICIPDTLRFAIIGEKTARTLKTYGYDADFMPSSFQADTMAEEFFREESTPGMILYVRGNRSRDVLPEKFAEQQVFFQTITVYDTLLLKEHQKQIRQLICNHEIDALTFTSPSTVQAYFAIMRDMPETGRDLPCFCIGPTTASQAEHFGFQKVFLPEHYTMEDMVEKMVQFFS, via the coding sequence ATGAAGCCTCTTGCGGGGAAAACGATTCTTGTCACAAGAGGCGCATCCCAGGCAAGGCCTTTTGTAGACCGGATAAATAAGGAGGGGGGAGAAGCTTTACAAACCCCTCTCCTTCATTTTCAATTAAATGACTCGAAGGAGAATCAAGAGATCCTCAAGAAACTTCACAACTATGTATGGGTTTTTATTACAAGCTCTAATGGTGTGAAGTTTTTTTTCGAGCTGGTAAATCAATACGGGATTTGTATTCCGGATACATTACGATTTGCTATTATTGGAGAAAAGACAGCGCGTACACTTAAGACTTATGGATACGATGCTGATTTTATGCCATCCAGCTTCCAGGCTGATACAATGGCTGAAGAGTTTTTTAGAGAAGAAAGTACTCCAGGCATGATCCTATACGTCAGGGGAAACCGCTCGAGGGATGTTCTCCCAGAAAAATTCGCAGAACAGCAGGTCTTTTTTCAAACAATCACGGTCTATGATACGCTACTATTGAAAGAGCATCAGAAACAGATTCGTCAATTGATCTGTAATCATGAGATTGACGCACTAACGTTTACAAGCCCATCCACCGTCCAGGCCTATTTTGCTATCATGAGAGACATGCCTGAAACAGGTCGGGACCTTCCTTGTTTTTGCATAGGACCAACGACCGCCAGTCAGGCTGAGCATTTCGGTTTTCAAAAAGTCTTTTTACCCGAGCATTATACAATGGAAGATATGGTTGAGAAGATGGTGCAATTTTTTTCATAA
- the hemB gene encoding porphobilinogen synthase encodes MAELDFKRHRRLRRTESMRALVRETHLRKDDLIFPIFVVEGEGVKNEVASMPGVYQVSLDYLTEEMNELTRVGVRSVIVFGVPNEKDEVGSQAYHEEGIVQRSIRLIKEEVPSLTVIADTCLCQYTDHGHCGIVREGDIDNDESLQYITRTAVTQAEAGADIIAPSNMMDGFVTAIRKGLDEAGYSQIPIMSYAVKYASSFYGPFRDAAHSSPQFGDRRAYQMDPSNRLEAIREAESDVEEGADFLIVKPALAYLDIMREVKDRFNLPLVAYNVSGEYSMIKAAARNGWVNEQEIVLEKLTAMKRAGADLIVTYFAKDAAKWLDE; translated from the coding sequence ATGGCAGAGTTAGATTTTAAACGCCATCGCCGTCTGCGGCGCACAGAGTCAATGAGAGCACTAGTTCGGGAAACGCATTTACGTAAGGACGATTTGATCTTCCCTATATTCGTAGTTGAAGGGGAAGGGGTTAAGAATGAAGTAGCTTCCATGCCTGGGGTTTATCAAGTGTCACTTGATTATTTAACAGAAGAGATGAATGAATTAACCCGAGTTGGTGTTCGTTCTGTTATTGTTTTTGGAGTGCCGAATGAGAAAGATGAAGTAGGCAGCCAGGCTTATCACGAAGAAGGAATCGTTCAAAGGTCCATTCGTCTGATTAAGGAAGAGGTTCCTTCATTAACTGTAATTGCAGATACGTGTTTATGTCAGTACACAGATCACGGGCATTGCGGTATCGTTCGTGAAGGCGATATTGACAATGATGAATCGCTTCAATATATTACTCGGACAGCAGTTACTCAAGCTGAAGCAGGGGCGGACATAATCGCACCTTCCAATATGATGGATGGTTTTGTCACCGCTATTCGAAAAGGACTGGATGAGGCCGGGTACAGCCAGATTCCGATCATGTCCTATGCAGTGAAATATGCTTCTTCATTTTATGGTCCTTTCCGGGATGCAGCTCATAGTTCTCCGCAATTCGGTGATCGAAGAGCCTATCAGATGGATCCATCGAACCGATTGGAAGCCATTCGGGAAGCAGAATCGGATGTAGAAGAAGGTGCAGACTTTCTTATCGTGAAGCCTGCTCTTGCTTATTTAGATATTATGAGAGAAGTTAAGGATCGCTTTAATCTCCCACTCGTTGCTTACAACGTGAGCGGAGAGTACTCTATGATTAAAGCTGCCGCTCGAAATGGCTGGGTGAATGAGCAGGAAATTGTTCTCGAAAAGCTTACCGCTATGAAACGGGCAGGTGCTGATCTCATTGTTACTTACTTTGCCAAAGATGCAGCTAAATGGTTGGACGAATAA
- the hemC gene encoding hydroxymethylbilane synthase — MKKIVIGSRKSKLAITQTEWVIEQLKNIDPSYEFEIKRISTKGDKILDVTLSKVGGKGLFIKEIEQAMYDGEIDMAVHSMKDMPSEVASGLTVASVPIREDHRDAFVSNGNVALKDLHEGAIVGTSSLRRSAQIKAVRPDVEVKWIRGNIDTRLRKLKEEDFDAIVLAAAGLKRMGWDDNLVTEYLEPDVCVPAVGQGALAIQCRENDSSLRDFLMQINHEYTATTVSAERKFLHDLNGGCQVPIGGYAYRKGSEIVLSALVGTPDGKTILHETVSGEDPLAVGKEAADRLKAQGAQEIVDQAKEEYDQ, encoded by the coding sequence ATGAAGAAAATAGTGATCGGTTCAAGAAAAAGCAAGCTAGCTATCACTCAGACGGAGTGGGTAATCGAACAACTGAAAAATATAGATCCCAGTTATGAATTTGAAATTAAGAGAATTTCTACAAAAGGGGATAAAATTCTGGATGTGACATTATCTAAAGTTGGAGGGAAAGGGTTATTTATTAAAGAGATAGAACAAGCCATGTATGATGGTGAAATTGATATGGCTGTTCACTCGATGAAGGATATGCCCTCAGAGGTAGCTTCTGGTTTAACTGTTGCTTCTGTACCAATTAGAGAAGATCATAGGGACGCATTCGTATCGAATGGAAATGTTGCTCTTAAAGACTTGCATGAAGGGGCCATTGTAGGTACCAGCAGTTTGCGTCGAAGTGCTCAAATTAAAGCCGTGAGACCTGACGTAGAAGTGAAGTGGATTCGAGGCAATATCGATACACGTCTTCGTAAATTGAAAGAGGAAGACTTTGATGCCATCGTTTTAGCGGCTGCCGGATTAAAACGTATGGGCTGGGATGATAATCTAGTAACTGAATATTTAGAGCCTGATGTGTGTGTGCCTGCTGTTGGCCAAGGAGCGCTAGCGATACAGTGCCGGGAAAATGATTCTTCGTTACGGGATTTCCTTATGCAGATTAATCATGAATATACAGCTACAACCGTATCGGCTGAACGTAAGTTTCTCCATGATCTTAATGGCGGTTGTCAAGTTCCAATTGGAGGATATGCATATAGAAAAGGAAGCGAGATTGTATTGAGTGCGTTGGTAGGTACTCCTGATGGCAAAACCATTCTTCACGAAACTGTGAGTGGAGAAGACCCACTGGCTGTAGGAAAAGAAGCTGCTGATCGTCTCAAAGCTCAAGGAGCTCAGGAAATTGTAGATCAGGCTAAAGAGGAGTATGACCAGTAA
- a CDS encoding cytochrome c biogenesis protein, with amino-acid sequence MFELKWVYELILLLYGLSLIGYFIDFVQTNRKANRTAFWLLSMVWVLQTFFLLTQVLIDENLPIMTVYDGLYFYAWILVTFSLIINRLFRVDFLVFFTNVVGFLVVLIHLSTRAQNDLKDQGVELVNEMLVVHISLAIISYGFFTLSFIFSIMYLLQYRLLKKKKWNAKLFRLGDLTKLDHFSYISVILGVPLLLIAIILGVTWGYISPDTFYWYDSKTLGSFLVLFVYIVYLVLRVVKGYQGRSISIFNSGAFLFLLINFFLFGSLSNFHF; translated from the coding sequence ATGTTCGAGCTTAAATGGGTGTACGAACTCATCCTATTACTTTATGGACTTAGTTTAATTGGATATTTCATTGACTTTGTGCAGACGAACCGGAAGGCTAACCGTACAGCCTTCTGGTTACTTAGTATGGTTTGGGTTTTACAAACCTTTTTTTTATTGACACAAGTTTTGATAGACGAGAATTTACCCATAATGACCGTATATGATGGTTTATATTTTTATGCCTGGATTTTAGTAACGTTCTCCTTAATTATTAATCGACTGTTTAGAGTGGATTTTCTAGTATTCTTTACGAATGTGGTTGGGTTTCTTGTTGTACTCATCCATTTATCCACCAGAGCCCAGAATGATTTAAAGGACCAGGGAGTGGAGCTCGTAAATGAGATGCTTGTGGTTCATATCAGCTTAGCCATTATTTCTTATGGTTTTTTTACACTATCATTTATATTTTCAATTATGTACTTGCTGCAGTACCGTCTTTTAAAGAAAAAAAAGTGGAATGCTAAACTGTTTCGTTTAGGTGACTTAACAAAACTGGATCACTTTTCTTATATATCGGTTATACTGGGAGTTCCTCTGTTGCTAATTGCTATAATCTTAGGCGTTACCTGGGGATATATATCACCTGATACATTTTACTGGTATGACTCAAAAACATTAGGCTCGTTCCTTGTACTTTTCGTGTATATCGTTTACCTGGTTTTAAGGGTTGTAAAAGGTTATCAGGGACGTTCCATTTCTATATTCAACTCGGGCGCTTTTTTATTTCTATTAATTAATTTCTTTTTATTTGGTTCATTATCGAATTTTCATTTTTAA
- a CDS encoding transporter substrate-binding domain-containing protein encodes MKKYLFMLPLTIFMVFALAACGSSEEGGETSGDSEEGTEESSGSNTDYGIVEEGKFTFASSGEFRPFSMTDASGEMSGFDIDVANAIAEELGLEPNPQKQKFASIVEGVKTGRFDAAVASHTITDARAEQVAFSTPYYYSGAQIFTRPGSDIETLEDLEGKEIAVSKGSTYSKFAEEATENIKTYDSDVVALQSLAKGRHDAVITDFLTGKEAMQQDLEIEAKKMIERSEQAVAVAKDNDKLLEDINAALEKLREDGTLAEISNEYFGDDITTKPE; translated from the coding sequence ATGAAAAAGTACTTATTTATGTTACCTCTTACTATTTTTATGGTCTTTGCTTTGGCTGCTTGCGGAAGCAGTGAAGAGGGCGGAGAAACTTCGGGTGATTCAGAAGAAGGCACGGAGGAATCGAGCGGATCTAATACAGATTACGGTATAGTCGAAGAAGGTAAGTTTACTTTCGCCTCGTCTGGAGAATTCCGTCCATTTAGCATGACAGATGCGAGCGGGGAGATGTCAGGCTTTGATATCGATGTGGCAAATGCAATAGCTGAGGAACTGGGCCTTGAACCAAATCCTCAAAAACAGAAATTTGCCTCCATTGTAGAAGGTGTTAAAACAGGCCGCTTTGATGCTGCTGTAGCAAGCCACACGATCACAGATGCTCGTGCAGAACAAGTAGCTTTCTCAACACCGTATTATTATTCTGGAGCTCAAATTTTCACACGCCCTGGAAGTGATATTGAAACCCTTGAAGATTTAGAAGGGAAAGAGATTGCCGTTTCCAAAGGTTCAACTTACAGTAAATTTGCTGAGGAAGCAACGGAAAATATTAAGACATATGATAGTGATGTTGTGGCCTTACAATCACTTGCAAAGGGCCGTCATGACGCAGTTATCACGGACTTCTTAACAGGTAAAGAAGCAATGCAGCAAGATCTTGAAATTGAGGCTAAAAAAATGATTGAACGCAGTGAACAGGCGGTAGCCGTAGCAAAAGATAACGATAAGCTATTAGAAGACATCAATGCAGCTCTCGAAAAACTTCGTGAAGATGGTACCCTTGCTGAAATTAGTAATGAATACTTTGGTGACGATATTACCACTAAACCTGAGTAA
- the hemA gene encoding glutamyl-tRNA reductase, with translation MHILAVGLNYKTAPVEIREKLTFSDKHLTEAMQELNNRKSVLENVIISTCNRTEIYAVVDQLHTGRYYIKQFLADWFNADKDEFSPFLSFYETDGAIEHLLRVTSGLDSMVLGETQILGQMKQAFINGQEAGTTGTIFNQLFKQAVTMAKKAHKDTEISENAVSVSYAAVELARKIFGDLVHKHIVILGAGKMGELAAKNLHGSGVRKVTVINRTLSKAQVVADQFNGQARTMEDLDSVLTDADIVISSTGATDYVVTKERMEPIHRKRKGKPLFFVDIAVPRDLDPAMENLESVFLYDIDDLQGIVDANLAIRKQAAEEIEIMVEAEIVEFKEWLQTIGVVPVISALRSKALGIQAETMKSIERKMPELTDRERKVLSKHTKSIINQMLKEPILQAKELAAQPDSEETLRLFTQIFGIEAQVEEEIQEQTKKNQSAVKQEDETGQFFPVANSIVNP, from the coding sequence ATGCATATTTTAGCTGTTGGTCTCAACTATAAAACGGCCCCTGTGGAAATTAGGGAAAAACTCACTTTTTCGGATAAACACTTAACGGAGGCTATGCAGGAGCTAAACAACCGTAAAAGTGTACTGGAAAATGTGATTATTTCTACATGCAATCGTACGGAAATCTATGCAGTGGTAGATCAACTGCACACAGGACGCTATTATATTAAACAATTCTTAGCAGATTGGTTTAATGCTGATAAAGATGAATTCTCTCCATTCCTATCCTTTTATGAAACAGATGGGGCAATTGAACACTTGCTTCGAGTGACCTCTGGACTTGATTCAATGGTGCTGGGAGAAACCCAGATATTGGGTCAAATGAAACAAGCGTTCATAAATGGTCAGGAAGCAGGAACCACCGGGACGATTTTTAATCAATTGTTTAAGCAGGCAGTAACGATGGCTAAAAAAGCCCATAAAGATACTGAAATCAGTGAAAATGCTGTTTCGGTGAGCTACGCTGCGGTTGAACTTGCCCGAAAGATATTCGGGGATCTTGTTCATAAGCATATTGTGATTCTGGGTGCGGGTAAGATGGGAGAGCTTGCTGCTAAAAACCTGCACGGATCCGGGGTACGTAAAGTAACCGTTATTAACCGTACTCTTTCTAAGGCACAGGTAGTAGCTGACCAGTTTAATGGACAAGCACGGACCATGGAAGATCTGGACTCTGTTCTTACAGACGCTGACATCGTAATAAGTTCCACAGGAGCTACAGATTATGTAGTGACTAAAGAGAGAATGGAGCCTATTCACCGTAAGAGAAAAGGAAAACCTCTCTTCTTTGTAGACATTGCGGTGCCAAGAGATTTGGATCCAGCCATGGAAAATCTGGAGAGCGTATTCTTATATGATATTGATGATCTTCAAGGCATTGTTGACGCTAATTTGGCTATACGCAAGCAAGCAGCCGAAGAAATTGAAATCATGGTGGAAGCTGAAATTGTAGAATTTAAAGAATGGCTTCAGACTATTGGAGTCGTGCCTGTAATTTCCGCTTTGCGCTCTAAAGCCCTTGGCATTCAAGCAGAGACGATGAAAAGCATTGAACGAAAAATGCCTGAACTTACGGATCGTGAAAGAAAAGTCCTTAGTAAACATACGAAAAGCATTATTAACCAAATGTTGAAGGAGCCTATCCTGCAGGCTAAAGAATTAGCGGCTCAGCCTGATTCGGAAGAAACATTGCGCTTGTTTACTCAAATATTTGGGATTGAAGCTCAGGTTGAGGAAGAAATACAAGAGCAGACGAAAAAAAACCAATCAGCTGTGAAGCAAGAAGATGAGACAGGCCAATTTTTTCCTGTCGCCAACTCTATTGTTAATCCGTAA
- the yihA gene encoding ribosome biogenesis GTP-binding protein YihA/YsxC yields the protein MKVNYADIVISAASKKQYPKAPIPEIALAGRSNVGKSSFINKMIQRKNLARTSSKPGKTQTLNFYIINDLFHFVDVPGYGYAKVSKKERAKWGEMMEEYFSEREQLRATALIIDSRHKPTEDDVIMYNYLKHFGLPVMVIATKLDKLKKSQKHKQLKTIQQVLEMEEEDTLIPFSSETGEGKELAWKTMLGHLNM from the coding sequence ATGAAGGTTAATTATGCAGATATTGTAATTAGCGCAGCGAGTAAAAAACAGTACCCTAAAGCTCCGATTCCGGAAATTGCCTTAGCCGGAAGATCAAATGTAGGGAAATCTTCGTTTATAAACAAGATGATTCAAAGGAAAAATCTTGCTCGCACCTCTTCTAAACCCGGAAAAACTCAGACATTAAATTTTTATATAATTAATGATCTGTTTCATTTCGTAGATGTTCCAGGGTATGGCTATGCCAAAGTATCTAAAAAAGAGCGTGCCAAATGGGGAGAAATGATGGAAGAGTACTTCTCAGAAAGAGAGCAGCTGCGCGCAACTGCTCTGATCATTGACTCCCGCCATAAACCTACGGAAGATGATGTTATCATGTATAACTATTTAAAACATTTTGGATTACCGGTCATGGTTATTGCGACAAAGCTGGACAAACTTAAGAAAAGTCAAAAACATAAACAGCTAAAAACGATTCAGCAGGTTTTGGAGATGGAAGAAGAGGATACTTTGATTCCTTTTTCCTCTGAAACCGGAGAAGGAAAAGAACTTGCGTGGAAAACTATGCTAGGACACTTGAATATGTAA
- a CDS encoding amino acid ABC transporter ATP-binding protein: MIEVNKLNKYFGDNHVLKDIDFHVEESEVVVLIGASGSGKSTMLRCLNFLEMKNSGEIFIKGNEVNPKKDNVNEVRQKVGMVFQHFNLFPHKTVLGNVMEAPTQVKGLSKSQAKKEGKELLEKVGLAEKANDYPSRLSGGQKQRVAIARALAMKPEIMLFDEPTSALDPELVGEVLQTMKDLAKEGMTMVVVTHEMGFAREVADRVVYMHEGKIVETGAPKEIFENPKEERTQAFLSSIL, encoded by the coding sequence ATGATAGAAGTTAATAAATTAAATAAATATTTCGGGGATAACCATGTTCTGAAGGATATTGATTTTCATGTAGAAGAGAGTGAAGTTGTCGTTTTAATAGGTGCCAGCGGCTCGGGAAAGAGTACAATGCTTCGCTGCTTAAACTTTTTAGAAATGAAAAACAGTGGAGAGATCTTTATCAAAGGAAATGAAGTTAACCCGAAAAAAGACAATGTTAATGAAGTACGACAAAAGGTAGGTATGGTTTTCCAGCACTTTAATCTTTTCCCTCATAAGACTGTGCTTGGAAACGTTATGGAAGCTCCTACCCAAGTGAAGGGGCTCTCCAAATCTCAAGCTAAAAAAGAAGGAAAAGAATTGCTTGAAAAGGTAGGACTTGCTGAAAAAGCAAATGATTATCCTTCTCGTTTGTCCGGGGGACAGAAGCAGCGCGTAGCTATTGCGCGTGCCCTGGCTATGAAGCCAGAGATCATGTTATTTGACGAACCTACCTCAGCTCTTGATCCAGAGCTTGTAGGTGAAGTATTGCAAACGATGAAGGATCTGGCTAAAGAGGGGATGACAATGGTTGTAGTTACCCACGAGATGGGCTTTGCTCGCGAGGTAGCAGATCGTGTAGTTTATATGCACGAAGGTAAAATTGTTGAAACAGGCGCACCAAAAGAAATTTTTGAAAACCCGAAGGAAGAAAGAACACAAGCTTTTTTAAGCTCTATTCTATAA
- a CDS encoding LiaI-LiaF-like domain-containing protein gives MTKQNSLVGFLLIGFGLYFLVSQLNIPYLSEFYSWPTLLIIIGTAFLLHYYIIKDHSSLFTGALLLGFGIHFHAIRHVEFWTDDWPFYFLVIGTAFLIRYAGARKGLIPALLFLGFGFFALLWPVNPAWFQWIHTGFQTIIRYWPLVLIISGIYILKK, from the coding sequence ATGACTAAACAGAATTCTTTAGTTGGTTTTTTACTCATTGGTTTTGGATTATATTTCCTGGTCAGCCAACTAAATATCCCCTACTTATCTGAGTTTTACTCATGGCCTACTCTACTCATTATTATTGGAACTGCCTTTTTATTACATTATTATATAATAAAAGATCATTCGAGTCTTTTTACCGGGGCATTACTACTGGGATTCGGCATTCATTTCCACGCGATCCGACATGTAGAGTTCTGGACAGATGATTGGCCCTTTTACTTCTTGGTTATAGGTACGGCTTTTCTTATCAGGTATGCTGGGGCAAGAAAAGGACTGATACCTGCGTTATTATTCCTTGGGTTCGGTTTTTTTGCTTTATTATGGCCAGTTAATCCTGCGTGGTTTCAATGGATTCATACTGGTTTTCAAACTATTATTAGGTACTGGCCGCTGGTCCTGATTATTTCCGGGATATATATATTAAAAAAATAG
- a CDS encoding amino acid ABC transporter permease, which translates to MYLQFISFWGGFWEALVNSRELFFEASQLTLALTAVSIFIAIFVGLFFALLKISNIKPLEWIANAYIYIVRGTPLIVQIFVFYYGLTNVWMISGFWSVSLGLAFHNGAYIAEIFRGSIQSIGKGQTEAGRSLGMSQALTMRRIILPQAFRRALPPLGNQFIIGLKDSSLAAFIGVSEIFAVATTQGANTFDYMTWLLVSAVYYLILVFLLTLVVSLIEKKMAVSGDE; encoded by the coding sequence ATGTACTTACAGTTTATTTCTTTTTGGGGAGGGTTTTGGGAAGCTCTTGTAAACAGCCGGGAGTTATTTTTTGAAGCTTCTCAGCTTACCCTTGCATTAACAGCCGTTTCCATATTTATTGCAATATTTGTCGGTTTATTCTTTGCCTTATTAAAAATTTCTAATATTAAGCCTCTGGAATGGATCGCGAATGCTTATATTTACATTGTAAGGGGAACACCGCTTATTGTGCAGATTTTTGTATTCTACTATGGCTTGACCAACGTATGGATGATTAGTGGATTCTGGTCGGTTTCCTTGGGGCTCGCATTCCATAATGGTGCCTATATTGCTGAAATATTCCGGGGGTCTATACAATCCATAGGTAAAGGTCAAACAGAAGCCGGACGTTCTCTTGGGATGAGTCAGGCATTAACGATGAGAAGAATCATTCTCCCTCAGGCTTTCCGACGAGCGTTGCCCCCGCTCGGTAATCAGTTTATTATTGGGTTAAAAGATTCATCTCTAGCAGCGTTTATTGGAGTTTCAGAGATATTCGCTGTTGCTACAACACAAGGGGCAAATACTTTTGATTATATGACATGGCTGCTTGTAAGTGCTGTGTATTACTTAATTCTTGTCTTCCTTCTAACCCTTGTGGTTAGCTTGATTGAGAAGAAAATGGCTGTTAGTGGCGATGAGTAA